A region from the Candidatus Electrothrix scaldis genome encodes:
- the gpmI gene encoding 2,3-bisphosphoglycerate-independent phosphoglycerate mutase translates to MAKDRPVILAILDGWGIAPASASNAVSVAKTPNMDQWVADYPSTSLIAHNGLVGLPKGQMGNSEVGHLNIGSGRIVYQDYTRINRAVEQEEFAKNPVLNKVMDQVKAAGSRIHFCGLLSDGGVHSHLKHLEALLAMAGSRGLEAKIHCFMDGRDTPPSSGAGYMEELLAAIKRIGCGQVATVSGRYWAMDRDTRWDRVEKAWQALVDGQGITAEDPLQAVKDSYSREETDEFIKPTVLLNDEGEAVGRISDGDAIVFFNFRADRVRELCHAFSDTDFQGFDVSNRPYLLELVTMTEYEADFTFPVVFPPVSLTRILGEEASEAGLHQLRIAETEKYAHVTYFFNGGAETPFPGEDRILIESPRDVATYDQKPAMSAIEVTDRLLAALKDQEEAGTPYDLVILNFANTDMVGHTGILDAAVQACETVDTCLGRIAEQVQAMGGVLLVTADHGNAETMVNLETGQPHTAHTLNPVPLILVSEAHKGCTLKDGGALKDIAPTLMHLLGLKQPEEMEGENLIA, encoded by the coding sequence ATGGCAAAGGACAGACCGGTAATCCTGGCAATCCTGGACGGCTGGGGTATCGCCCCAGCATCAGCAAGTAATGCGGTTTCTGTGGCTAAAACCCCGAATATGGATCAATGGGTTGCTGACTACCCTTCCACAAGCCTGATCGCACATAATGGTTTGGTAGGTTTGCCCAAGGGGCAGATGGGGAATTCAGAAGTCGGGCATCTTAATATCGGTTCTGGACGGATCGTGTATCAGGACTACACCCGGATTAACCGCGCTGTTGAGCAGGAAGAATTTGCCAAAAACCCGGTTCTGAACAAAGTCATGGATCAGGTCAAGGCGGCAGGAAGCCGGATTCACTTCTGCGGGCTGCTCTCGGACGGTGGTGTCCATTCCCATCTCAAACACCTGGAGGCTCTGCTGGCAATGGCAGGAAGCAGAGGGCTTGAAGCTAAAATCCATTGTTTTATGGATGGTCGGGATACCCCGCCCTCCAGCGGAGCAGGTTATATGGAAGAGCTGCTTGCCGCTATCAAACGCATCGGTTGCGGGCAGGTGGCAACGGTCTCAGGCCGCTACTGGGCTATGGATCGAGACACCCGCTGGGATCGGGTGGAAAAAGCCTGGCAGGCATTGGTCGATGGTCAGGGAATAACGGCAGAAGATCCCCTGCAAGCAGTCAAGGATTCCTACTCCCGAGAAGAGACCGATGAGTTCATCAAGCCCACAGTCCTGCTGAATGATGAGGGAGAAGCGGTGGGCAGAATCAGCGATGGAGATGCCATTGTCTTTTTCAACTTCCGGGCTGATCGGGTCCGGGAACTCTGCCATGCCTTTTCCGATACTGACTTCCAAGGCTTTGATGTGAGCAATCGGCCCTATCTGCTTGAGCTGGTCACCATGACCGAGTATGAGGCTGACTTCACCTTTCCCGTCGTCTTTCCTCCGGTCAGCCTGACCCGCATCCTCGGAGAAGAGGCCAGTGAGGCGGGCCTGCACCAGTTGCGCATAGCCGAGACAGAAAAATATGCCCACGTCACCTATTTCTTTAACGGTGGAGCAGAGACGCCCTTTCCCGGTGAAGACCGTATCCTTATCGAGTCACCACGGGATGTGGCCACTTATGACCAAAAACCGGCCATGAGCGCGATAGAGGTAACCGACCGTTTGTTGGCTGCGTTAAAAGATCAGGAAGAAGCAGGTACTCCTTATGATCTGGTGATTCTCAATTTTGCCAATACCGATATGGTAGGGCATACCGGAATACTGGACGCAGCAGTGCAGGCCTGTGAAACGGTTGACACCTGCCTGGGACGGATCGCGGAGCAGGTACAGGCAATGGGTGGAGTCCTGCTGGTCACAGCGGATCATGGTAATGCCGAGACTATGGTCAACCTGGAGACCGGGCAACCGCATACGGCCCATACTCTGAATCCGGTGCCGCTGATCCTGGTTAGTGAGGCGCATAAGGGTTGCACCCTCAAAGATGGCGGTGCGCTCAAGGATATTGCCCCGACCCTGATGCACCTGCTGGGGCTGAAGCAACCGGAGGAGATGGAGGGGGAGAATCTGATTGCCTGA
- the rsfS gene encoding ribosome silencing factor produces the protein MRQLKKEHRERTSLELAEICARTALDTKAEDLVILDVHAYSSFTDYFVIMSGRSSRHVQGLADAIEEELRSKRVTSKHSEGLKEGMWVLLDFGDIVAHIFYKEQRGFYDLEGLWHDAPQVDLRELGIEEQEED, from the coding sequence ATGCGACAGCTGAAAAAAGAACACCGCGAACGAACCTCTCTGGAACTGGCTGAGATCTGTGCCCGCACTGCGCTGGACACCAAGGCGGAAGACCTGGTTATCCTGGACGTTCATGCCTATTCCTCGTTTACTGATTACTTTGTCATCATGAGCGGACGTTCCAGCCGCCATGTTCAGGGTCTGGCCGACGCTATTGAGGAGGAGTTGCGTTCCAAACGGGTAACCAGCAAGCATTCGGAAGGCCTAAAGGAAGGTATGTGGGTTCTGCTTGATTTCGGCGATATCGTGGCCCATATCTTCTATAAGGAGCAACGGGGATTCTACGATTTGGAAGGGCTCTGGCACGATGCCCCACAGGTCGATTTACGCGAATTGGGAATTGAGGAGCAGGAGGAAGACTGA
- a CDS encoding DNA topoisomerase III has product MGKTLIIAEKPSVAADIVKALPGKFEKTKTHFEGGEYIVSYAVGHLVSIGFPEEVDPKFQKWTLENLPILPEEFPLSVLPNTKTQYNALSKLIRRKDVHVIVNGCDAGREGELIFKYILKHAYTRSVAGKSIRRLWLQSMTLDAIREGLQNLRENEEMLSLEDAALCRSEADWLIGINATRALTCYNSRHGGFRKTPCGRVQTPTLSLLVKREEERRAFIPKDYWELHAQFHCENATYQGTWIDTAFKKDPENPHANKKRIWKEEQAAEIAQKCLGKPAQVEESHKNSQQAPPQLYDLTSLQREANSRFGFSAKNTLALAQALYERHKLVTYPRTDSRCLPEDYAQSVHAVLERQQGWQYNAFASEALAKDYLKKNLKNKRLFNNKKISDHFAIIPTAGLPKTLSEPELKIYQMIVQRFLAILFPAAVFHNTRRLSIVEQETFLTEGKILVEPGWKAVYGAKAGGGDAETLVALPEGKPVLCKEIEQKKLVTKPAARFSEATLLSAMEHSGKLVDDEELAEAMKERGLGTPATRAAIIEKLLNEKYVVREQKELVPTGKAFELVALLEARDIDVLASPELTGEWEYKLNQILRGKMTREQFMREIREQTAKIVEQVKTGEEATLQEAPFSPVEGMKFFENATAYQSEDGKVMIRKILGGRIMEHEEIVQLIRGETVGPYTDFRSKKGKPFTASIVLKNSKVSFQFADSTDDLDLEEIKKQDPIGISPIDQTKVFETPMAYMSESALEGDRKKGLRIGKIILECTITRENIAQLLTKGKTELIKGFISKRKRPFDAYLCMDSKGKITFEFPPRQTKARKKKS; this is encoded by the coding sequence ATGGGAAAAACACTCATCATTGCAGAAAAGCCTAGCGTGGCAGCTGACATTGTCAAGGCCCTGCCAGGAAAATTCGAAAAAACGAAAACCCATTTCGAAGGGGGAGAATATATCGTCTCCTATGCCGTGGGCCATCTTGTCTCTATCGGTTTTCCTGAGGAGGTTGACCCTAAATTCCAGAAATGGACCCTAGAGAACCTCCCTATTCTGCCGGAAGAGTTTCCCCTGTCTGTCCTGCCTAACACAAAGACTCAGTATAACGCACTGAGCAAGTTGATTCGGCGCAAAGACGTACATGTGATTGTTAACGGCTGTGATGCTGGCCGGGAAGGTGAACTCATCTTCAAATACATACTCAAGCACGCCTATACCCGATCTGTTGCCGGAAAATCCATCCGCAGGCTTTGGCTCCAGTCCATGACCCTGGATGCCATCCGCGAGGGATTGCAGAACCTTCGAGAAAACGAAGAAATGCTTTCTCTGGAAGACGCAGCCCTTTGTCGTTCCGAGGCGGACTGGCTTATCGGCATCAATGCAACCCGAGCCCTGACCTGCTATAATTCCCGACACGGTGGTTTCCGCAAAACACCCTGCGGACGAGTTCAAACCCCTACCCTCTCCTTGCTGGTGAAGCGGGAAGAAGAACGACGCGCCTTTATCCCGAAAGATTATTGGGAGTTGCATGCCCAGTTTCACTGTGAAAATGCAACCTACCAGGGCACTTGGATAGACACTGCCTTCAAAAAAGATCCAGAAAATCCTCATGCTAATAAGAAACGCATCTGGAAAGAAGAGCAGGCAGCAGAAATTGCCCAAAAATGTCTCGGTAAACCAGCCCAGGTTGAGGAAAGCCATAAGAACTCTCAGCAAGCACCTCCCCAACTCTATGATTTGACCTCTCTACAGCGTGAGGCCAACTCCAGGTTTGGTTTTTCAGCCAAGAACACTTTGGCACTTGCGCAGGCCCTGTACGAGCGCCATAAGCTGGTCACCTACCCCAGAACAGACAGCCGTTGCCTGCCTGAAGATTATGCACAGTCCGTTCATGCCGTCCTGGAACGCCAACAAGGCTGGCAGTACAATGCTTTTGCCTCCGAGGCCCTTGCAAAGGATTATCTGAAAAAAAATCTCAAGAACAAGCGTCTGTTTAATAACAAAAAAATCAGCGATCACTTTGCAATCATTCCCACAGCTGGCCTTCCCAAAACGCTCAGTGAACCGGAATTAAAGATCTACCAAATGATCGTGCAACGTTTCCTGGCTATCCTCTTTCCTGCGGCTGTTTTTCATAACACCCGCCGCCTTTCCATTGTGGAACAGGAAACGTTTCTTACCGAAGGAAAAATCCTGGTAGAACCTGGCTGGAAAGCCGTTTATGGCGCCAAGGCCGGGGGCGGAGATGCAGAGACTCTTGTGGCCTTACCAGAAGGTAAGCCCGTACTCTGCAAGGAAATAGAACAGAAAAAACTTGTGACCAAACCGGCAGCCCGTTTTTCCGAAGCCACCCTGCTTTCTGCGATGGAGCATTCCGGTAAACTGGTAGATGACGAGGAACTGGCAGAGGCCATGAAAGAGCGAGGACTGGGCACTCCAGCTACCCGGGCCGCAATCATCGAAAAACTGCTCAATGAAAAATATGTTGTCCGGGAGCAAAAGGAACTGGTGCCCACAGGCAAGGCCTTTGAGCTGGTCGCCCTTTTAGAGGCACGGGACATCGATGTACTCGCCTCACCGGAGCTGACCGGGGAATGGGAGTATAAGCTCAACCAAATCCTGCGCGGCAAGATGACTCGTGAGCAGTTCATGCGAGAAATCAGGGAGCAGACAGCAAAAATTGTCGAACAGGTCAAAACCGGTGAGGAAGCGACTCTTCAAGAGGCTCCTTTCTCCCCTGTTGAAGGTATGAAATTCTTTGAAAACGCCACAGCCTATCAATCAGAAGACGGAAAAGTGATGATCCGTAAAATTCTTGGTGGCAGAATCATGGAGCATGAAGAGATTGTTCAACTGATTCGCGGCGAAACCGTTGGGCCCTACACAGATTTTCGCTCCAAAAAGGGGAAACCCTTTACGGCCTCTATCGTACTCAAAAACTCCAAGGTTTCTTTTCAATTTGCGGACTCCACAGATGACCTGGATCTGGAGGAGATCAAAAAACAAGACCCCATTGGTATATCTCCCATTGACCAGACCAAGGTCTTTGAAACACCGATGGCCTATATGTCTGAATCCGCTCTGGAAGGGGATAGAAAAAAAGGTCTGCGAATAGGAAAAATCATCCTGGAATGCACCATCACCCGAGAAAATATTGCCCAATTATTGACCAAGGGCAAAACAGAGCTGATCAAAGGTTTTATCTCCAAAAGAAAACGTCCCTTTGATGCTTACCTCTGCATGGATTCCAAGGGAAAAATTACCTTTGAGTTTCCGCCAAGACAGACCAAGGCAAGAAAAAAGAAAAGCTGA
- a CDS encoding DUF456 family protein yields the protein MQAIVDWFSSLYTVTLANSHVWGFLASLPFIIGGLIGTVFPALPGTVLIFVGFLIYGMITGFDSLSVWFFAGQTVLVALSYLIEFLATAFGVKMFGGSKAAAWGAVFGSLLVFVLGPIGIIVGPLIGAIIGELIMGEQIKQALHSGFGSFLGFMGGVIANLIISGLMIAWFGWQIL from the coding sequence GTGCAAGCAATAGTCGACTGGTTTTCTTCACTCTATACCGTCACGCTGGCGAACTCCCATGTTTGGGGCTTCCTGGCCAGCCTCCCATTTATCATCGGAGGACTGATAGGTACTGTTTTTCCGGCTCTTCCGGGAACCGTACTGATTTTTGTCGGCTTTCTGATCTACGGCATGATAACCGGATTTGACAGCCTTTCTGTCTGGTTCTTTGCTGGTCAGACAGTACTGGTTGCTTTGAGTTACCTGATTGAATTTCTTGCCACAGCCTTTGGGGTGAAAATGTTCGGTGGCTCAAAAGCAGCAGCTTGGGGTGCGGTATTCGGTTCTTTGCTGGTCTTTGTCCTAGGCCCCATCGGCATTATAGTCGGCCCACTTATTGGGGCTATCATCGGGGAGCTGATCATGGGCGAACAGATCAAACAGGCCTTGCATTCCGGTTTTGGCTCTTTTCTCGGGTTTATGGGAGGAGTTATCGCAAATCTGATCATTTCCGGCCTGATGATAGCTTGGTTTGGTTGGCAAATACTATAA
- a CDS encoding transglycosylase domain-containing protein has translation MRRFFRFILKIFFFFSFLGLLATAGALGWVYYLVTEVPCPEMAPENISSILGRESPVYYRDGKDKLGVLFEDIHRQYLKYDQIPEKFINAIVAAEDDQFFNHYGIDFYGIARAMLANLKAGRIVQGGSTITQQTAKNLFKRESRSYEAKLKEMLFALRLEYRFSKEQILEFYCNQFYVSGNGHGLGVAARYYFDKEPSELTLLEAAFIAGSVKQPNYYNPFIKKDKVATLKARLRAEERAEYVLGNMLKLGMIGQNEYDTAAKEEIIFNRGKTRFALNTIMDLVKEGLESEVITKALAQHGIDNISTSGARIISTVDHTLQTETLYGLRRELSRLDVRLRGYTREEVQQEYKDKKGDKDIVKQGFLFGNIKEIDTSNPEQPIISVSFGPKQPEGFIDRQGLERMLVALVKYRKGRWAKPGKKDLGDLLARLQPKDRVYVSVQEVDFFDGTPTLALERYPELQGAALVIQQGMIRSMAGGMENRFFNRAVTAKRLMGSTLKPFLFAAALQLGWNPLDKLDNQRNIFLFLGEPYFPRPDHKSPFHHVSMSWAGVKSENVAAVWLLYHLTDRLNPAQIQELATFLDMAPRTKEKESYQHFSSRMRDTFGIRVTSGSLERASYEQAIQKLEADFLFDGRAQEYREWQRIHYGLNFAKFRGEIYQDLKKKNLKARQRSEYWTRLSMLHGSYLELKAVNQALQKYRQYLEQLPTWFGNPFAFFNQQTPEELEGERPAGSLVENGQGRLIYTMKSKLPKEWRPVSEFTLRQRLARLFSSEKNSLWNNILLEGKVSSTGLQMVEQQMHVEQAALATQNNYSMQVLTAIPDYRVMLGLQYLIRLAHECGVSSQLDPVLSFPLGSNVISLLEAVRMYETLVSGKNYSVHLPAHDKEINQDALHEEEGLAIIEQIVGADGEIIYARKTAATPVIDRKTSNEVSNILENVVRYGTGRYAKKNVRLESQDDERNAKLQQLNLALPLMGKTGTANDFRNAAFLGYVPTKTEQGGGNLLLESGYTVGVYVGFDDNDPMKKDSTRISGSQGALPTWSSIAGALYSLEGVADRLDPVDLAFDGISLKYPDTGQYFFPVQHNNGGIRSGRGAGERTTITPNSPVALGHGIIDRNNGFTLERRFIPFWLNQQP, from the coding sequence ATGCGCCGTTTTTTCAGATTTATCCTTAAGATATTTTTCTTTTTTTCTTTTCTAGGCCTCCTAGCAACTGCTGGCGCCTTAGGCTGGGTATATTATCTGGTGACCGAGGTTCCCTGCCCGGAAATGGCCCCTGAGAACATATCTTCCATTCTGGGAAGGGAAAGCCCTGTCTATTATCGCGATGGTAAAGACAAGCTCGGTGTTTTGTTTGAGGATATTCACCGCCAATATCTCAAATATGACCAAATCCCGGAAAAATTCATTAATGCCATTGTTGCGGCTGAGGATGACCAATTTTTCAATCATTACGGCATTGATTTTTATGGTATTGCCCGAGCTATGTTGGCAAACCTTAAAGCAGGTCGTATTGTCCAGGGCGGCAGCACCATCACCCAGCAAACAGCAAAAAACCTTTTTAAACGTGAGTCGCGCAGCTATGAGGCGAAACTCAAGGAAATGCTCTTTGCCCTCCGCCTGGAATACCGCTTTTCAAAAGAACAGATCCTGGAATTTTACTGCAATCAATTTTACGTCAGCGGCAACGGACATGGGTTGGGCGTCGCAGCTCGATACTATTTCGACAAAGAACCAAGCGAGCTCACCCTGCTGGAAGCAGCTTTCATAGCTGGCTCGGTAAAGCAACCCAATTATTACAACCCATTTATTAAAAAAGACAAGGTAGCTACCCTCAAAGCTAGGTTACGGGCAGAAGAACGGGCAGAGTACGTACTGGGAAACATGCTCAAACTTGGCATGATCGGCCAGAACGAATACGACACGGCAGCTAAAGAAGAAATTATCTTCAATCGTGGCAAAACTCGCTTTGCCCTGAACACCATCATGGATCTCGTCAAAGAGGGCCTGGAATCCGAGGTCATCACCAAGGCCTTGGCTCAACACGGGATTGACAACATTTCCACATCAGGCGCCCGGATTATCAGCACAGTTGATCACACCTTACAAACGGAAACCTTATACGGTCTTCGCCGGGAGCTCTCCCGTCTTGATGTCCGCCTGCGCGGTTATACCAGAGAAGAAGTGCAGCAAGAATACAAGGATAAAAAAGGTGATAAGGATATCGTCAAACAAGGATTCCTTTTCGGCAATATCAAGGAAATCGACACCAGCAATCCCGAGCAACCTATTATTTCTGTGAGCTTTGGCCCGAAACAGCCAGAGGGCTTCATTGATCGCCAGGGACTTGAGCGCATGCTGGTTGCTCTTGTCAAATACCGGAAAGGACGTTGGGCTAAGCCAGGAAAAAAAGACCTGGGAGACCTGCTCGCCCGCCTGCAGCCTAAGGATCGCGTTTATGTCAGCGTCCAAGAGGTTGATTTTTTTGACGGCACCCCCACTTTAGCTCTTGAACGGTATCCAGAATTACAAGGAGCGGCCCTTGTTATACAACAAGGCATGATTCGTTCTATGGCAGGTGGTATGGAAAATCGCTTCTTCAATCGTGCTGTTACTGCTAAGCGCCTTATGGGATCAACATTGAAACCCTTTCTCTTTGCCGCTGCCCTGCAACTCGGCTGGAACCCGCTGGATAAACTTGATAACCAAAGAAACATTTTTCTTTTCCTGGGAGAGCCCTACTTTCCTCGCCCAGATCATAAAAGCCCCTTTCATCATGTCTCCATGAGCTGGGCAGGGGTAAAATCGGAAAATGTCGCTGCTGTCTGGTTGCTGTATCATCTCACCGACCGACTCAATCCGGCACAAATCCAGGAGTTAGCCACCTTCCTGGATATGGCCCCCAGGACTAAAGAAAAAGAGAGTTACCAGCACTTCAGCAGCCGCATGCGCGATACCTTTGGCATCCGTGTCACCTCAGGAAGTCTTGAGCGGGCATCCTATGAACAGGCCATTCAAAAATTAGAGGCCGACTTTCTTTTTGACGGGCGAGCTCAAGAATACCGCGAATGGCAGAGGATCCACTATGGGCTTAATTTTGCAAAATTCCGAGGAGAAATCTATCAGGACCTGAAAAAGAAAAACCTCAAAGCCCGCCAACGCTCTGAATATTGGACTCGCCTTTCCATGCTGCATGGCAGCTACCTGGAGCTCAAAGCAGTGAACCAGGCCCTGCAAAAATATCGTCAGTACCTTGAGCAACTCCCTACATGGTTCGGCAACCCCTTTGCTTTTTTTAACCAGCAGACACCGGAGGAGCTTGAAGGAGAACGCCCAGCAGGCTCACTTGTGGAAAATGGGCAAGGAAGACTCATCTACACCATGAAAAGCAAGCTGCCGAAAGAATGGCGACCGGTCAGTGAATTTACCCTTCGCCAACGCCTAGCAAGGCTGTTTTCTTCTGAAAAAAATTCCTTATGGAATAATATCCTGCTGGAAGGTAAAGTGAGTTCAACAGGCCTTCAAATGGTTGAACAACAGATGCACGTGGAGCAGGCCGCCTTAGCAACGCAGAATAACTATTCCATGCAGGTCCTTACGGCAATTCCTGATTACAGGGTTATGCTCGGCCTGCAATACCTGATACGACTTGCTCACGAATGTGGCGTATCCAGCCAGCTTGATCCGGTCCTTTCCTTCCCTCTCGGGTCCAATGTGATATCGCTCTTGGAAGCAGTCCGCATGTATGAAACCTTGGTCTCTGGAAAAAACTACTCTGTTCATCTCCCTGCCCATGATAAAGAAATAAATCAAGATGCTCTTCATGAGGAAGAAGGCTTAGCAATTATCGAACAGATTGTCGGTGCAGATGGAGAGATAATTTACGCACGAAAAACAGCGGCAACGCCTGTCATTGACCGGAAAACCAGCAATGAAGTGAGCAACATTCTCGAAAATGTTGTCCGGTACGGAACAGGACGCTATGCCAAGAAGAACGTTCGCCTAGAAAGTCAGGATGATGAACGCAATGCCAAATTGCAGCAACTGAATCTTGCACTCCCACTCATGGGAAAAACCGGTACAGCGAACGATTTTCGTAATGCTGCTTTCCTCGGATATGTTCCCACCAAAACGGAGCAGGGGGGAGGAAACCTTCTCCTTGAATCAGGCTACACTGTCGGCGTATATGTTGGCTTTGATGACAACGACCCTATGAAAAAAGATTCCACCCGCATCAGCGGTTCACAGGGAGCCCTCCCCACCTGGAGCTCTATAGCCGGAGCCTTGTACTCTCTCGAAGGGGTCGCAGACCGACTGGATCCGGTTGATCTCGCTTTCGACGGTATCTCTTTAAAATATCCTGACACAGGTCAATATTTCTTCCCGGTACAGCATAATAACGGAGGAATCAGAAGCGGAAGAGGCGCAGGGGAACGGACAACCATCACCCCCAATAGCCCTGTTGCCTTAGGACACGGAATCATAGACAGAAACAATGGATTTACTCTGGAACGGCGGTTCATTCCCTTCTGGCTCAACCAACAACCCTAA
- a CDS encoding transglycosylase SLT domain-containing protein, producing the protein MKVSLVVPLVSLPFFVACSPAVHNTDPLKNINQEELARHSFLPEQGEGERDLVQGKEKQHPVASGSEKKLSQTTGVKQQGGETSVVKYHDQHAYPADNLGRTPIKYRSTGIPQARVVYSSELVPIVEEREQGENEGRKEVTASSVRPLLQKEGLEKISRPSLSSIGRSVRHVDHVGSEEPEEVAPLYIPVQSEQELKEELTALEKTGDWSDDGAGKQTALATYGIQCDLPKSFASPRINLNLDFLTSIAKGKQVVPEKKAEQPEEAEEAEETGKLACDFPVTINKQVEFYLDQFQNRQRRTFRTWLKRAANYLPAVEKELEEAGLPKSLAYLAMIESGFNPVAYSPARAAGLWQFMSSTARTYGLRVDSWVDERRDPEKSTQAAVSYLNALYKRFGDWQLAVAAYNAGEGKIQRGLDNYGAKTFWELAAKKYLPLETKRYVPKLIAAIIIAHDPKRYGFQPVQGKEEQYDVVDVPSRTSLSAIAAAGGCSVKKIRQLNNELLKNKVPPTKGMYRVKVPAGSSMRIAANLEKIRAAEERKIVHKLRAGETLSGVGKQYNVSVNMIMQWNDINDVRRIRAGRKLALYLGGKSGVAAADVGEEKEAVSYYKVRNGDSLWSIARKHQVSTKEIKRWNSLDNNLLHPGKKLVIKKS; encoded by the coding sequence ATGAAAGTATCCTTAGTTGTCCCCCTTGTCTCGCTTCCTTTTTTTGTAGCCTGTTCTCCTGCTGTTCATAATACTGACCCCCTCAAGAATATCAATCAGGAAGAGCTTGCCCGTCATTCTTTTTTGCCGGAACAGGGTGAAGGAGAACGTGATTTGGTGCAGGGGAAGGAAAAACAGCATCCTGTAGCTTCTGGGTCAGAAAAGAAGTTGTCTCAAACCACAGGAGTAAAGCAACAGGGAGGGGAAACAAGCGTGGTTAAATATCATGACCAGCATGCATATCCAGCAGATAATCTTGGTAGAACTCCCATAAAATATAGATCAACAGGTATTCCGCAAGCACGAGTAGTATATAGCTCAGAATTGGTTCCCATTGTTGAGGAGAGGGAGCAAGGAGAAAATGAGGGGAGAAAGGAAGTCACAGCTTCCTCTGTACGTCCTCTTTTACAAAAAGAAGGTTTAGAAAAAATTTCTCGTCCATCCCTCAGCAGTATAGGGCGTAGTGTTCGTCATGTTGATCATGTTGGCAGTGAGGAGCCAGAAGAGGTCGCCCCGCTGTATATCCCTGTACAGTCGGAACAGGAGCTGAAAGAAGAATTGACAGCCTTAGAGAAGACCGGAGATTGGAGTGATGACGGGGCTGGAAAACAAACTGCGTTGGCCACCTATGGAATACAATGCGATCTGCCCAAATCCTTTGCTTCTCCTCGTATCAATTTGAATCTGGATTTCCTGACTTCTATAGCAAAGGGAAAACAGGTCGTGCCGGAGAAAAAAGCTGAACAGCCTGAAGAGGCTGAGGAAGCTGAAGAGACAGGGAAGCTTGCTTGTGATTTTCCGGTAACTATTAATAAGCAGGTTGAATTTTATCTGGATCAATTTCAAAATCGACAACGAAGAACCTTCAGGACTTGGCTGAAGCGCGCGGCAAATTATTTGCCCGCCGTTGAAAAGGAATTGGAAGAAGCTGGCTTGCCTAAGTCACTTGCATATCTTGCGATGATTGAGTCAGGTTTTAATCCGGTCGCTTATTCTCCGGCCCGTGCTGCTGGTTTATGGCAGTTTATGTCAAGTACAGCAAGGACCTACGGGTTACGTGTTGATTCCTGGGTGGATGAACGTCGTGATCCTGAAAAATCTACACAGGCAGCGGTGTCCTATCTGAATGCCTTGTATAAACGCTTTGGTGATTGGCAACTTGCGGTTGCTGCCTATAATGCGGGAGAAGGAAAGATTCAAAGGGGCTTAGATAATTATGGGGCAAAGACCTTCTGGGAGTTAGCGGCCAAAAAATATTTGCCTCTTGAGACCAAACGTTATGTGCCCAAATTGATAGCTGCCATTATTATTGCTCATGACCCGAAACGCTATGGCTTTCAGCCAGTTCAAGGGAAGGAAGAACAATATGATGTTGTTGACGTTCCCTCGCGTACGTCATTGTCAGCAATTGCAGCTGCCGGTGGTTGCTCGGTGAAAAAGATTCGCCAGCTGAATAATGAGTTACTCAAGAATAAGGTCCCGCCAACAAAAGGCATGTACCGAGTAAAGGTGCCAGCAGGAAGCAGTATGCGTATTGCTGCGAATCTTGAGAAAATTCGTGCTGCTGAAGAGCGAAAGATCGTGCATAAATTGCGTGCAGGTGAGACATTGTCCGGGGTCGGTAAACAATATAACGTTTCTGTTAATATGATTATGCAATGGAATGATATTAATGATGTGCGCCGGATTCGGGCTGGACGAAAGCTCGCCTTGTACTTAGGGGGGAAATCCGGTGTTGCTGCGGCAGATGTCGGTGAAGAGAAGGAGGCCGTAAGTTATTATAAGGTTCGTAATGGAGACTCTCTCTGGTCTATAGCTCGTAAACATCAGGTTTCCACCAAGGAAATTAAACGCTGGAACAGTTTGGATAATAATTTGCTTCATCCCGGCAAAAAACTGGTTATTAAGAAAAGTTAA
- a CDS encoding PepSY-associated TM helix domain-containing protein, with the protein MNKRSWRLVHRWAGLFLLGFVLFYCLTGLLLNHRKSFGYFQNRQTTSATIEVQSEDVLNDVVEKYKQLIGRDDDPTVIRLKPEGVIEFLYGSHGRTTYVIDTMQGLMTRIGKEEQQPWYWLNNLHKSSKVSSAWLVLTDCIAVLIIILALSGLVIFRYTRLDILLLACGGLVMLGGMLLS; encoded by the coding sequence ATGAATAAAAGAAGTTGGCGTCTGGTTCATCGATGGGCCGGGCTTTTTTTGCTTGGCTTTGTGCTTTTTTACTGCCTGACCGGATTGTTGCTTAATCATAGGAAGTCGTTTGGTTATTTTCAAAACCGCCAGACAACAAGTGCAACCATTGAAGTTCAGTCAGAGGATGTGCTGAACGATGTGGTTGAGAAGTATAAACAACTGATCGGACGTGATGATGATCCCACCGTTATTCGTTTGAAACCGGAAGGGGTTATAGAGTTTCTCTACGGCTCTCATGGGCGCACAACCTATGTTATTGATACAATGCAGGGGCTCATGACCCGCATTGGTAAGGAGGAACAGCAGCCCTGGTACTGGTTGAATAATCTGCATAAATCTTCCAAGGTTTCTTCGGCTTGGCTTGTACTGACTGATTGCATAGCCGTTCTGATTATTATTCTTGCCCTGAGTGGATTGGTTATTTTTCGTTATACGCGCCTAGATATCCTATTACTTGCCTGCGGAGGGCTGGTTATGCTTGGTGGCATGCTCCTGTCATGA